From one Streptomyces sp. R41 genomic stretch:
- a CDS encoding DeoR/GlpR family DNA-binding transcription regulator, which yields MTAMTAEERQREIVRAARRTGSVDVTALAAELGVAKETVRRDLRTLEDHGLVRRTHGGAYPVESAGFETTLAFRTTSHVPEKRRIAAAAAELLGDAETVFVDEGFTPQLIAEALPRDRPLTVVTASLATAGALAEADNTSVLLLGGRVRPGTLATVDHWTTKMLSGFVIDLAYIGANGISREHGLTTPDPAVSEVKAQAVRASRRTIFAGVHTKFGAVSFCRFADISALEAIVTSTLLPASEAHRYSLQGPQVIRV from the coding sequence AGGAACGGCAGCGCGAGATCGTCCGGGCCGCGCGCCGCACGGGCTCGGTCGACGTCACCGCGCTCGCCGCCGAACTGGGCGTCGCCAAGGAGACCGTACGGCGGGATCTGCGCACCCTGGAGGACCACGGTCTGGTGCGCCGCACCCACGGCGGCGCCTACCCCGTGGAGAGCGCCGGCTTCGAGACCACGCTCGCCTTCCGCACCACGAGCCATGTGCCCGAGAAGCGCCGGATCGCGGCCGCGGCCGCCGAGCTGCTCGGGGACGCCGAGACGGTCTTCGTCGACGAGGGGTTCACCCCGCAGCTCATCGCCGAGGCACTGCCCCGGGACCGGCCGCTGACCGTGGTCACCGCGTCCCTGGCCACGGCGGGCGCGCTCGCCGAGGCCGACAACACGAGCGTCCTGCTGCTCGGCGGCCGGGTCCGCCCCGGCACGCTCGCGACAGTCGACCACTGGACGACGAAGATGCTCTCCGGCTTCGTCATCGACCTGGCCTACATCGGCGCCAACGGCATCTCCCGCGAGCACGGCCTCACCACGCCCGACCCGGCGGTCAGCGAGGTCAAGGCGCAGGCGGTCCGGGCCTCCCGGCGCACGATCTTCGCCGGCGTGCACACCAAATTCGGGGCGGTCAGCTTCTGCCGGTTCGCCGACATCAGCGCCCTGGAGGCGATCGTCACGAGCACGCTGCTCCCGGCGTCCGAGGCCCACCGGTACTCGCTGCAAGGCCCTCAGGTCATCCGAGTCTGA
- a CDS encoding sugar ABC transporter substrate-binding protein, whose amino-acid sequence MRTPSRRRPRALLAAAAAGTLLTPLLSGCWTGAGGAGSGGNSINVLMVNNPQMVELQKLTKAHFTKETGIKVNFTVLPENDVRDKISQDFANQAGQYDVATLSNYEIPIYARNGWLHEMDSYVRQDSAYDEQDILKPMRQSLTADDGKLYGQPFYGESSFLMYRKDVFAKKGLTMPAHPTWDQVGRLAAEADGAESGMKGICLRGLPGWGELMAPLTTVVNTFGGTWFDKDWKARLDSPEFEKATKFYVDLVRKHGESGAAQSGFAECLNNMTQGKTAMWYDATSAAGSLEASDSPVKGKIGYVPAPVDKTQSSGWLYTWAWGLQKASHNSDKAWKFISWASSKKYEQLVGDTIGWSNVPAGKRASTYTNAAYVKEAAAFQATTRDAIEGARPRDPGVQPRPAPGIQFVGIPEFTDLGTKVSQEISAAIAGRQSVESALSKSQQLAEKISKEYEGR is encoded by the coding sequence ATGCGAACCCCGAGCCGACGGAGGCCGCGCGCACTGCTCGCCGCGGCCGCCGCAGGGACGCTGCTCACCCCGCTGCTCTCCGGCTGCTGGACCGGAGCGGGCGGCGCGGGCTCCGGAGGCAACTCCATCAACGTCCTGATGGTCAACAACCCGCAGATGGTGGAGTTGCAGAAGCTCACCAAAGCCCACTTCACCAAAGAGACCGGCATCAAGGTCAACTTCACCGTCCTGCCGGAGAACGACGTCCGCGACAAGATCAGCCAGGACTTCGCCAACCAGGCGGGCCAGTACGACGTCGCCACGCTGTCCAACTACGAGATACCGATCTACGCCAGGAACGGCTGGCTGCACGAGATGGACTCCTACGTACGCCAGGACAGCGCGTACGACGAGCAGGACATCCTCAAACCCATGCGGCAGTCCCTGACGGCCGACGACGGGAAGCTCTACGGGCAGCCGTTCTACGGCGAGTCGTCCTTCCTGATGTACCGCAAGGACGTGTTCGCCAAGAAGGGCCTGACGATGCCGGCGCATCCCACCTGGGATCAGGTGGGCAGGCTCGCCGCCGAGGCCGACGGCGCCGAGTCCGGCATGAAGGGCATCTGCCTGCGCGGCCTGCCCGGCTGGGGCGAGCTAATGGCCCCGCTCACCACCGTCGTGAACACCTTCGGCGGCACCTGGTTCGACAAGGACTGGAAGGCGCGCCTCGACTCCCCTGAGTTCGAAAAGGCGACGAAGTTCTATGTAGACCTCGTCCGCAAGCACGGCGAGTCCGGCGCCGCCCAGTCCGGCTTCGCCGAGTGCCTCAACAACATGACCCAGGGCAAGACGGCCATGTGGTACGACGCCACCTCCGCCGCCGGTTCGCTGGAGGCGTCCGACTCCCCGGTCAAGGGCAAGATCGGCTACGTACCCGCGCCCGTCGACAAGACCCAGTCCTCCGGCTGGCTCTACACCTGGGCCTGGGGCCTGCAGAAGGCCTCCCACAACTCGGACAAGGCCTGGAAGTTCATCTCCTGGGCCTCCAGCAAGAAGTACGAGCAGCTGGTCGGGGACACGATCGGCTGGTCCAACGTCCCGGCCGGCAAGCGCGCCTCGACCTACACGAACGCCGCCTACGTCAAGGAGGCCGCGGCCTTCCAGGCCACAACGCGCGACGCCATCGAGGGCGCCCGGCCGCGCGACCCGGGGGTGCAGCCGCGCCCCGCGCCCGGCATCCAGTTCGTCGGCATCCCCGAGTTCACCGATCTCGGCACCAAGGTCTCGCAGGAGATCAGCGCGGCCATCGCCGGACGCCAGTCCGTCGAGTCGGCCCTGAGCAAGTCCCAGCAACTCGCAGAGAAGATCTCCAAGGAGTACGAGGGACGATGA
- a CDS encoding carbohydrate ABC transporter permease yields MTATTTAPLAAPSVRATRRPSGRMRAWATRAPLLPALIFMIAVTQLPFVATLVISFFDWNSLYPKARHFTGFGNYSDVLTDPDLRHSVWTTVLLTVTVVLVSLVLGLVLALLLDRKFRGRGIVRTLLIAPFLVVPVAAALLWKHVLYNPEYGLLNGLLHYVGGPQPDWISNTPLLAVEASLVWQWTPFMMLILLAGLQSRSHEQIEAAKVDGASDWQVFRYLTLPHLRRYLELGALLGSIYIVQNFDAVFTITSGGLGTANLPYTVYQSFYQAHENGLASAAGVLVVIGSIIIATFALRVVSSLFREEVSRA; encoded by the coding sequence ATGACCGCAACGACAACGGCCCCTCTGGCCGCCCCCTCCGTACGCGCCACCCGCCGTCCCTCCGGCCGGATGCGCGCCTGGGCCACCCGCGCCCCGCTCCTCCCCGCCCTGATCTTCATGATCGCCGTGACTCAGCTCCCCTTCGTGGCCACGCTGGTGATCTCCTTCTTCGACTGGAACTCCCTCTACCCGAAGGCCCGCCACTTCACGGGCTTCGGCAACTACTCGGACGTACTGACCGATCCCGACCTGCGCCACTCCGTCTGGACGACGGTCCTGCTGACCGTCACCGTGGTCCTGGTCAGCCTGGTCCTCGGCCTGGTCCTGGCGCTGCTCCTGGACCGGAAATTCCGCGGCCGGGGCATCGTCCGTACGCTCCTGATCGCACCGTTCCTGGTGGTCCCGGTAGCCGCGGCCCTGCTCTGGAAGCACGTCCTCTACAACCCCGAGTACGGCCTCCTGAACGGCCTGCTGCACTACGTGGGCGGCCCCCAGCCCGACTGGATCTCCAACACCCCACTGCTCGCGGTCGAGGCTTCCCTCGTCTGGCAGTGGACGCCCTTCATGATGCTGATCCTGCTCGCGGGCCTGCAGAGCCGCTCCCACGAACAGATCGAGGCCGCGAAGGTGGACGGCGCGAGCGACTGGCAGGTCTTCCGCTACCTCACACTCCCCCACTTGCGCCGCTACCTGGAACTCGGCGCCCTGCTGGGCTCGATCTACATCGTCCAGAACTTCGACGCGGTGTTCACGATCACCTCCGGCGGCCTCGGCACCGCGAACCTGCCCTACACCGTCTACCAGAGCTTCTACCAGGCCCACGAGAACGGCCTCGCCTCGGCCGCGGGCGTCCTGGTCGTCATCGGCTCGATCATCATCGCGACCTTCGCGCTGCGCGTGGTGTCGTCCCTGTTCCGCGAGGAGGTGTCCCGCGCATGA
- a CDS encoding carbohydrate ABC transporter permease yields the protein MSATAIRVRPRRTRGAGLGLAAWLAGVVFFLPIAWMALTSFHSESDAATNPPSFGAALTLDGYREFFGTGGGASPWPALINSTVASLVSTLCVLLLAFPAAYALSIRPVKKWTDVLFFFLSTKMLPVVAGLLPIYLFAKNTGMLDNIWLLVILYTSMNLPIAVWMMQSFLAEVPVAVIEAAQIDGARLPTILARVVAPIALPGIAATALICFIFSWNELLFARVLTGVVAETAPVFLTGFITSQGLFLAKVCAASLVISLPVLAAGFAAQDKLVQGLSLGAVK from the coding sequence ATGAGCGCCACCGCGATACGAGTACGTCCCCGCCGCACCCGGGGAGCGGGCCTGGGCCTGGCGGCCTGGCTGGCCGGAGTCGTCTTCTTCCTGCCCATCGCCTGGATGGCCCTGACGTCGTTCCACTCGGAGTCCGACGCGGCGACCAACCCGCCGTCCTTCGGCGCCGCCCTCACCCTCGACGGCTACCGGGAGTTCTTCGGCACGGGAGGCGGCGCGAGCCCCTGGCCCGCGCTGATCAACTCGACGGTGGCGTCGTTGGTCTCGACGCTCTGCGTCCTCCTCCTGGCCTTCCCGGCGGCGTACGCGCTCTCCATCCGCCCGGTGAAGAAGTGGACGGACGTCCTGTTCTTCTTCCTGTCGACGAAGATGCTGCCGGTGGTGGCGGGGCTGCTGCCCATCTACCTGTTCGCCAAGAACACCGGAATGCTGGACAACATCTGGCTGCTGGTCATCCTCTACACCTCCATGAATCTGCCGATCGCGGTGTGGATGATGCAGTCGTTCCTCGCCGAGGTCCCGGTGGCGGTGATCGAGGCGGCGCAGATAGACGGCGCGAGGCTGCCCACGATCCTCGCACGCGTGGTGGCCCCCATCGCCCTGCCAGGCATCGCGGCAACGGCGTTGATCTGCTTCATCTTCAGCTGGAACGAGCTGCTGTTCGCCCGCGTACTGACGGGCGTGGTCGCCGAGACCGCCCCCGTCTTCCTGACCGGCTTCATCACCAGCCAGGGCCTGTTCCTGGCGAAGGTGTGCGCCGCGTCGCTGGTCATCTCCCTGCCGGTGCTCGCCGCGGGGTTCGCCGCCCAGGACAAGCTGGTCCAGGGCCTGTCACTGGGAGCCGTGAAATGA
- a CDS encoding zinc-dependent alcohol dehydrogenase family protein — MKAAVIESVGRAVVAEVPDPTPGPREVVVEVAACGLCGTDLHILQGEFAPKLPIVPGHEFAGEVVGVGAQVTEVSVGDRVAVDPSLYCYECRYCRTGHNNLCERWAAIGVTTAGGAALYAVAPVANCVKLPEHVRTQDAALVEPLSCAVRGYDVLNSRLGAHVLIYGSGTMGLMMLELAKRTGAASVDVVDLNPQRLATAQQLGVSASAADADELERPQGWDVVVDATGNAAAIQDGLGRVAKAGTFLQFGVADYATRVTIDPYRIYNQEITITGSMAVLHSFERAAELFATGVLDPSVFISDRLPLTSYPQALEQFASGVGRKIVVVP; from the coding sequence ATGAAGGCCGCCGTCATCGAGTCCGTGGGCCGCGCCGTCGTCGCCGAGGTCCCGGACCCGACGCCAGGGCCCCGCGAGGTCGTCGTCGAGGTCGCCGCCTGTGGCCTGTGCGGCACCGATCTGCACATCCTCCAGGGCGAGTTCGCGCCCAAGCTGCCGATCGTGCCGGGGCACGAGTTCGCGGGCGAGGTGGTCGGGGTCGGCGCCCAGGTCACCGAAGTCTCGGTCGGCGACCGCGTGGCCGTGGACCCGTCCCTCTACTGCTACGAGTGCCGCTACTGCCGTACGGGCCACAACAACCTCTGCGAGCGGTGGGCGGCGATCGGCGTGACGACCGCGGGTGGAGCCGCCCTGTACGCGGTCGCCCCCGTGGCCAACTGCGTCAAGCTCCCCGAGCACGTCCGCACCCAGGACGCGGCCCTGGTCGAACCGCTCTCCTGCGCGGTACGCGGTTACGACGTCCTGAACTCCCGCCTGGGCGCCCACGTCCTGATCTACGGCTCCGGGACGATGGGCCTGATGATGCTGGAGCTCGCGAAGCGCACCGGTGCGGCGAGCGTGGACGTCGTGGACCTCAACCCGCAGCGGCTGGCCACGGCCCAGCAGCTGGGCGTCTCCGCTTCCGCGGCCGATGCCGACGAGCTGGAGCGGCCCCAGGGCTGGGACGTGGTCGTCGACGCGACGGGGAACGCGGCGGCGATCCAGGACGGCCTGGGCCGTGTCGCCAAGGCGGGCACCTTCCTCCAGTTCGGTGTCGCCGACTACGCGACCCGCGTGACCATCGACCCCTACCGCATCTACAACCAGGAGATCACCATCACCGGCTCGATGGCGGTCCTCCACAGCTTCGAACGCGCGGCGGAACTCTTCGCGACCGGGGTCCTCGATCCATCCGTCTTCATCAGCGACCGCCTCCCCCTGACGAGCTATCCCCAGGCACTGGAACAGTTCGCGTCGGGCGTGGGCCGGAAGATCGTGGTGGTGCCGTAA
- a CDS encoding TerD family protein gives MTPGSNIPLPVTRVTVDVAAPVRLDVSGLLLTADGKVRSDDDFIFYNQPAGPGVTYRSGGGTAPDAITVDTTAVPPGIEKIVVTASPDAAGQTFQGIEPTATIRNADDTSVLATFTPPQLGAETALVIVEIYLRNGAWKARAVGQGYANGLAGIATDFGVTVEEPAAAPAPAPAQPIAPPAPAMQPPVAPPAPPLDPRLTAPPAPAAPPAPAAAAAPAPSGKINLDKGRVSLQKNQTVSLVKGGRPLLSQVKMGLGWEPAYRGKDIDLDASVIAYGPQRNHIDSCYFGKLSIVNGAIKHSGDNLTGEGGGDDEVIVVDLGRLPQDVTGLVFTVNSFSGQKFTEVAKAYCRLLDAATGEELVRFDLTNAEPQTGVMMAKLIKQFSGEWEMTAIGDFVKSRTVRGMVKPAAQAL, from the coding sequence ATGACCCCCGGCTCGAACATCCCTCTCCCCGTCACCCGTGTGACGGTGGACGTCGCCGCCCCGGTGCGGCTCGACGTATCGGGCCTGCTGCTCACCGCCGACGGCAAGGTGCGCTCCGACGACGACTTCATCTTCTACAACCAGCCCGCAGGCCCGGGCGTGACGTACCGCTCGGGCGGCGGCACGGCCCCGGACGCGATCACGGTCGACACGACCGCGGTCCCCCCGGGCATCGAGAAGATCGTCGTCACCGCGAGCCCGGACGCGGCGGGCCAGACCTTCCAGGGCATCGAACCCACGGCCACCATCCGCAACGCGGACGACACCTCGGTGCTCGCGACCTTCACCCCGCCCCAGCTGGGTGCGGAGACGGCCCTGGTGATCGTCGAGATCTACCTCCGCAACGGCGCGTGGAAGGCCCGAGCGGTCGGCCAGGGCTACGCGAACGGCCTGGCGGGCATCGCCACGGACTTCGGTGTGACGGTGGAAGAACCGGCAGCCGCACCGGCCCCGGCACCCGCACAGCCGATCGCCCCGCCCGCCCCCGCGATGCAGCCCCCGGTCGCCCCGCCGGCCCCGCCCCTGGACCCCCGCCTCACGGCCCCGCCGGCCCCGGCCGCTCCCCCCGCCCCCGCGGCGGCAGCCGCGCCCGCGCCCTCCGGCAAGATCAACCTCGACAAGGGCCGGGTGAGCCTCCAGAAGAACCAGACCGTCTCCCTGGTCAAGGGCGGCCGCCCGCTCCTCTCCCAGGTCAAGATGGGCCTCGGCTGGGAGCCCGCCTACCGCGGCAAGGACATCGACCTGGACGCCTCGGTCATCGCGTACGGACCGCAGCGCAACCACATCGACAGCTGCTACTTCGGCAAGCTCTCGATCGTGAACGGCGCGATCAAGCACTCCGGCGACAACCTCACGGGAGAGGGCGGCGGCGACGACGAGGTGATCGTCGTGGACCTCGGCCGTCTCCCCCAGGACGTCACCGGCCTGGTCTTCACGGTCAACTCCTTCTCCGGCCAGAAGTTCACCGAGGTGGCCAAGGCCTACTGCCGCCTCCTCGACGCCGCCACCGGCGAGGAACTGGTCCGCTTCGACCTCACCAACGCCGAACCCCAGACCGGCGTCATGATGGCCAAGCTCATCAAGCAGTTCTCCGGTGAGTGGGAGATGACGGCCATCGGCGACTTCGTGAAGTCCCGCACGGTCCGCGGCATGGTGAAGCCGGCCGCCCAGGCGCTCTAG
- a CDS encoding NACHT domain-containing NTPase, translating into MDPAAIGARLASSVVAPLIKKLFVAEGPGAGLVDKPVRISSLVSFTGEKRVLSDLDLHKIARELVNRAAQSTGVAERLPSYELAAVAHSVADTLRAMDSIDMDDVQAVQLGHMALAQHLRAQSPSATLGLSSDAVYLYVSVLDTASLHIVHFFTQRSTFVARTLVEQSHRIEELSKKIDGLIARTPSPADAPFEERYARYIASKHGKLTIFGLDLSESPGTWPLDAAYLSLDAVGDTTNPMLLPADQVLAGRNRVLLRGVAGSGKTTLVQWLAVSTAQKALDERLLYLYGLVPFVLPLRTLTRGGAKLPTPDEFLSEVGCPIAALQPTGWFDRVLRSGRGLMLVDGIDEIPENEREEARRWLQDLVDSYPRNRWLVTSRPSAVREDWLVGDDFAELDLAPMSRDNVAEFVRRWHKAAGIGDQYAQDLLRAIRAKQDLGRLATNPLMCALICALHQDRRGHLPDGRKEIYDAALSMLLSRRDRERGIYKPGTIRIGEAHHVQLIQKLAYWMIRNGRSEMDRADAVDLLAHALPAMPRIAEQGTAEEIYRHLLVRSGLLREPTKGSMDFIHRTFQDYLGAKAAVEGLDFDFLIAHAHLDQWEDVIRMSVAHARTTERTRLLTGLIERGDCSEQESRRLHLLAAACLEHATELDPEVRTEVERRAAALIPPQSAEQARTLADVGPVVLDLLPGPEELSQDEAYFTVLTATRIATDAAIPVLAAYRELTDIRVRAELARVWSRFDCDRYAEEVVAHLADDYLYFPVSNPAELRALRGFGGRSRIKISGPFRPEEFQSACDANSLYDLWVEVDLDCTWEWLSAFPHLSTVFFEIPETRAETLPPSVRVLREPIGPPSVPPETATDSAADLLGELSP; encoded by the coding sequence ATGGATCCCGCTGCCATTGGCGCTCGGCTCGCGTCGAGCGTGGTCGCACCGCTGATCAAGAAGCTGTTCGTGGCCGAGGGTCCTGGAGCGGGGCTGGTCGACAAGCCCGTACGCATCTCGAGCCTGGTCTCCTTCACGGGCGAGAAACGCGTTCTGTCCGACCTCGACCTGCACAAGATCGCCAGGGAGCTGGTCAACCGGGCCGCGCAGTCGACGGGCGTGGCGGAACGCCTCCCGTCGTACGAACTGGCCGCCGTGGCCCACTCGGTCGCCGACACCCTGCGCGCCATGGACAGCATCGACATGGACGACGTACAGGCCGTCCAGCTCGGCCACATGGCTCTGGCGCAGCATCTGCGGGCGCAGAGCCCGTCCGCCACGCTCGGGCTGTCGAGCGACGCGGTCTATCTCTATGTGAGCGTGCTCGACACCGCGTCTTTGCACATCGTGCATTTCTTCACCCAGAGGTCGACCTTTGTCGCCCGCACGCTGGTGGAGCAGAGTCACCGGATCGAGGAGCTGTCGAAGAAGATCGACGGGCTGATCGCGCGGACACCGTCGCCGGCCGACGCCCCGTTCGAGGAGCGCTACGCCCGCTACATCGCCTCCAAGCACGGCAAGCTGACGATCTTCGGGCTCGATCTGTCCGAGTCCCCGGGCACCTGGCCGCTCGACGCCGCGTATCTGAGCCTGGACGCGGTGGGCGACACGACGAACCCCATGCTGCTGCCCGCCGACCAGGTGCTGGCGGGGCGCAATCGCGTGCTCCTGCGCGGAGTGGCCGGTTCCGGGAAGACGACGCTGGTGCAGTGGCTGGCGGTGTCCACCGCGCAGAAGGCGCTCGACGAGCGACTGCTGTACTTGTACGGCCTCGTTCCGTTCGTCCTTCCGCTGCGCACGCTGACGCGGGGCGGTGCCAAGCTCCCCACCCCCGACGAGTTCCTGTCCGAGGTCGGCTGTCCGATCGCCGCCCTTCAGCCGACGGGTTGGTTCGACCGGGTATTGCGGTCGGGGCGCGGGCTCATGCTGGTCGACGGCATCGACGAGATCCCGGAGAACGAGCGCGAGGAGGCCCGCCGCTGGCTGCAGGATCTGGTCGACTCCTATCCGCGCAACCGGTGGCTGGTCACGTCACGGCCGTCCGCCGTACGGGAGGACTGGCTGGTCGGTGACGACTTCGCGGAGCTCGACCTGGCCCCGATGAGCCGGGACAACGTGGCCGAGTTCGTCCGGCGATGGCACAAGGCCGCCGGTATCGGCGACCAGTACGCGCAGGATCTGCTGCGGGCGATCCGGGCGAAGCAGGATCTGGGGCGGCTGGCCACCAACCCCCTGATGTGTGCGCTGATCTGCGCACTCCATCAGGACCGCCGCGGCCATCTCCCCGACGGCCGCAAGGAGATCTACGACGCCGCGCTCTCCATGCTGCTGTCCCGGCGCGACCGCGAGCGGGGCATCTACAAGCCGGGCACGATCCGTATCGGCGAGGCCCATCACGTCCAGCTGATCCAGAAGCTCGCGTACTGGATGATCCGCAACGGCCGTTCGGAGATGGACCGGGCCGACGCGGTCGACCTCCTGGCACATGCCCTGCCCGCGATGCCGCGCATCGCCGAGCAGGGCACCGCGGAGGAGATCTACCGCCATCTGCTGGTCCGCAGCGGCCTGTTGCGCGAACCGACCAAGGGCTCGATGGACTTCATCCACCGCACCTTCCAGGACTACCTGGGCGCCAAGGCGGCGGTGGAGGGTCTCGACTTCGACTTCCTCATCGCGCACGCCCATCTCGACCAGTGGGAGGACGTCATCCGGATGTCCGTCGCCCATGCGCGGACGACGGAGCGTACGCGGCTGCTCACCGGGCTCATCGAGCGCGGCGACTGCTCGGAGCAGGAAAGCCGTCGGCTCCACCTCCTGGCGGCCGCCTGCCTGGAGCACGCGACGGAGCTGGACCCCGAGGTGAGAACCGAGGTGGAGCGGCGGGCCGCGGCCCTGATTCCGCCCCAGTCGGCGGAGCAGGCCCGGACGCTGGCCGATGTCGGCCCGGTCGTCCTGGATCTGCTTCCGGGACCGGAGGAGCTCTCGCAGGACGAGGCCTACTTCACCGTGCTGACCGCGACGCGCATCGCGACCGACGCGGCGATTCCCGTGCTGGCCGCGTACCGCGAGCTGACCGACATCCGGGTGCGGGCCGAACTGGCCCGGGTCTGGAGCCGGTTCGACTGCGACCGCTACGCCGAGGAGGTCGTCGCGCACCTGGCCGACGACTATCTGTACTTCCCGGTCTCCAACCCCGCGGAACTGCGGGCGCTGCGCGGCTTCGGCGGCCGGTCCCGCATCAAGATCTCGGGTCCGTTCAGGCCGGAGGAGTTCCAGAGCGCGTGTGACGCGAACAGCCTCTACGACCTCTGGGTGGAGGTCGACCTCGACTGCACCTGGGAGTGGCTGAGCGCCTTCCCCCATCTCAGTACCGTCTTCTTCGAGATACCGGAGACTCGCGCGGAGACGCTTCCTCCTTCCGTACGGGTCCTCCGGGAGCCCATCGGCCCGCCCTCGGTCCCTCCGGAAACAGCCACGGACAGTGCCGCGGACCTCTTGGGCGAGCTTTCGCCGTAG
- a CDS encoding TetR/AcrR family transcriptional regulator: MTQVRPMRADARRNYERLLKAAAEAFAEHGEGASLDDIAKRAGVGSGTLYRHFPTRQALLEAAYVGRVEAIAARADEIAKELPPGEALVEWLNELCVGTIQVRGMKALLGSAVTDGSSAAVTACGTSVKGAATRLVEAAQREGTLRADIEPIEVLRLAHGVAGASELANGQGKHIRRYLSLLTEGLRP; encoded by the coding sequence ATGACGCAGGTCAGGCCTATGCGCGCGGACGCTCGGCGCAACTATGAGCGGTTGCTGAAGGCTGCGGCAGAGGCATTCGCCGAGCATGGGGAAGGTGCGTCGCTCGACGACATCGCCAAGCGCGCCGGAGTGGGGTCCGGCACGCTGTACCGCCACTTCCCGACACGGCAGGCGCTGCTGGAGGCTGCCTACGTCGGCCGGGTCGAGGCGATCGCGGCGCGGGCCGACGAGATCGCGAAGGAGTTGCCGCCGGGCGAGGCACTGGTGGAGTGGCTGAACGAGCTCTGCGTCGGCACGATCCAGGTGCGCGGTATGAAGGCGCTGCTGGGTTCGGCCGTCACGGATGGCAGCTCGGCCGCGGTGACCGCATGCGGAACGTCGGTGAAGGGGGCGGCCACACGGCTGGTCGAGGCGGCTCAGCGGGAGGGAACGCTCCGGGCGGATATCGAGCCGATCGAGGTGCTGCGGCTGGCACATGGGGTGGCCGGCGCGTCCGAGCTGGCGAATGGGCAGGGGAAGCATATTCGCCGGTACCTGTCGCTGCTGACGGAGGGGCTGCGCCCCTAG
- a CDS encoding MFS transporter produces MSTPSTTTDALSAPPQPARLGTALLVIVTAYLMVGVDSTVVNVALPDIQKDLDFTPTDLSWVLNAYTLAFGGLLLLGGRVGDIVGRRRTLTIGVLLFATSSLLGGLATENAWLLAARALQGVGAALTAPSTLALITTNFPEGPRRHHALGVYSSMAGIGASVGLVLGGMLTSWASWRWALLINVPIGIAVAVALPRFVTETPRHAGRFDAAGALTGTAGMTSLVYAFIRVSQDGWGDTQAQLGFSAAAALLAGFTLIESRAGQPIMPLRLFASRNRAGGYAGVLLLPAGMFGAFYFLTLICQQVLEYSPLRAGFAFLPMTLAMFTTVRFVPRLLARLGAKPVLLTGMALLVTAAAWLWRLQPGDGYPTGLFGPLLLMGVGVGLSFMPLNATILAGIEPREAGAASGLLQTLQWLGGTLGLSILVTVFGTVTRHATGSRSEILTHGAARAFGIGSLIALTALLVSALVITGTKPKTTA; encoded by the coding sequence ATGTCCACCCCGTCCACGACCACCGACGCGCTCTCGGCACCACCACAACCCGCCAGGCTCGGCACCGCCCTCTTAGTCATCGTCACCGCCTACCTGATGGTCGGCGTCGACTCCACGGTCGTCAACGTCGCGCTGCCCGACATCCAGAAAGACCTCGACTTCACCCCCACCGACCTCTCCTGGGTCCTCAACGCCTACACGCTCGCCTTCGGCGGTCTGCTGCTCCTCGGCGGCCGGGTCGGAGACATCGTCGGCCGCCGCCGCACACTCACCATCGGCGTCCTGCTCTTCGCCACCTCCTCTCTCCTCGGCGGACTCGCCACCGAGAACGCCTGGCTGCTCGCGGCCCGCGCGCTGCAGGGCGTGGGCGCCGCCCTCACGGCCCCCAGCACCCTCGCCCTGATCACCACCAACTTCCCCGAGGGCCCGCGCCGCCACCACGCCCTCGGCGTCTACTCCTCCATGGCGGGCATCGGCGCCTCCGTCGGCCTGGTCCTCGGCGGCATGCTCACCTCGTGGGCGTCCTGGCGCTGGGCCCTGCTGATCAACGTACCGATCGGCATCGCGGTCGCCGTGGCCCTCCCGCGCTTCGTCACCGAGACGCCGCGCCACGCGGGCCGGTTCGACGCGGCGGGCGCGCTCACCGGCACCGCCGGGATGACTTCGCTCGTCTACGCGTTCATCCGGGTCTCGCAGGACGGCTGGGGCGACACCCAGGCGCAGCTCGGTTTCAGCGCGGCGGCGGCCCTGCTGGCGGGCTTCACGCTGATCGAGTCCCGTGCGGGCCAGCCGATCATGCCTCTGCGCCTGTTCGCCAGCCGCAACCGCGCGGGCGGCTACGCGGGCGTCCTGCTGCTGCCCGCCGGCATGTTCGGCGCGTTCTACTTCCTCACCCTGATCTGCCAACAGGTCCTCGAATACAGCCCGCTTCGCGCAGGCTTCGCCTTCCTTCCGATGACCCTGGCGATGTTCACGACCGTGCGCTTCGTACCGCGGCTCCTGGCCCGCCTCGGCGCCAAGCCGGTGCTGCTCACCGGCATGGCCCTGCTCGTCACCGCGGCCGCGTGGCTGTGGCGGCTCCAGCCCGGCGACGGCTATCCGACCGGCCTGTTCGGCCCGTTGCTGCTGATGGGCGTAGGCGTGGGCCTGAGCTTCATGCCGCTCAACGCGACGATCCTCGCGGGCATCGAGCCGCGTGAGGCGGGCGCCGCGTCCGGTCTGCTGCAGACCCTCCAATGGCTCGGCGGCACGCTCGGACTGTCCATCCTGGTCACGGTGTTCGGCACCGTGACCCGGCACGCGACCGGGTCACGGTCCGAGATCCTCACCCACGGCGCGGCCCGCGCCTTCGGCATCGGCTCGCTGATCGCGCTCACCGCCCTGCTGGTGTCAGCACTCGTGATCACCGGCACCAAGCCGAAGACCACCGCATAG